AGCCAGGAGGATGATCGCCTCCACTTCGGCGGCAGAAGGGTTGGCCTGCAAGTGGACCCTTTCCCCTAAAAGGATCTGGCCGGAAAAATCCAGGCCGGTGACCTGCACGCGGTTTGCGTTGAACTCCACCCCGGCAAACCAACCAGTGTCTCGCCGGACCATCAGCCGCCGCTTTGGCCGACCCATGGAACCATGCTCCAGCCCGGACTCACTGAGATGACCGGTAGAAATAAGCTGATCCACATACAGCCCGACGGTGGAGGCGGAGAGCCCCAGCGTGCGGGCCAATGTGGTGCGCGAGGTGGCACTCCCGCGACGAACACTCAGGACAGTGGATGCAAAGAGCTGACGAAGGTCCGATGTTTTTTGACGCATGACTGACAGGTGGGGGGATGTATCCAGAAAAGCTTTAGATTCGCCGTTTGGAAATACAAAACCGCATTCACGTTCATTTACTGAGCAAGGCAAGGATTCAGATCAAGCCAACCACTCCGACTCCAGTATGTCCGCATCCGCATCATCCTCATGGATGGAGCGGTGGATGACTCTGGCCGTAATGTCGTCCAGATAGTTTTTCAAGACGGAGCTGAGCTCCAGGAATTCCGGCCATAGCGTTTCATCCACAAAGGTGGGCGGCACCCTCACCATCACGGTGGTGCGCCTTTGGCGCGCGTAGCGGTACGGCTTCAGGGAGTAACGGCGCAGCAGGGCGATGAAGAGCTTCTTCGACCAGTCGTCCGTGAGGGTGAATTTGTACTCGATGGCCGCCTCCTTGCGGCTGGCCTCGCGCAAGCGTCTGCGGATGCGCTCCATGGCATCCGCAGCAGCCTCCTTTTCACCAGCCGTGGCGGCACCCGAGTGCAGGCGCTCGATCTTCTGAAGCTTTTCGAGCAGCTCTTTTTCGGACATATCAGACGGGGGGAAAGAGAGCTGCTGTTACACTTCGAGCTGGATACCCAGTTCGCAGACCTGGCGTGGCGGAAGGTCAAAGTAACCCGTCGCTGGGCGTGACAAGCGGCTGAGGGTGACAAAGAGGCGCTTCCGCCAGCGGGCCATTTTGCCCGGCCCGTTGGTCAGCAGGATCTCGCGGCTCTGGTAAAAGGTGATGCCTGCGCGCTTCAGTTTGGTCTTCTCGCTGAGGGCCTGGCAGAGGTCATCAAACACCTGCGGTGACTCGGCAAAGCCATAGCGCAGCACCACGCGGTAAAACTCGTCGCAATGCTGCTCAATCTGGTGCCGGGTCTGGTCGCGAATGTGTGGCACATCTTCAAATTTAACGGTCAGGAGCACCACCTGTTTATGCAGTGCCTTGTTATGCTTGAGATGGTGCAGCAGGGCAAGCGGCAGGCCATCTGCACTGGCGGACATGAAGACAGCGGTACCGGGAACGCGGATGATGCGGTCCTTTTGAATCTCATCCACCAGGTGCTGGACGGGCAGCCGCCCGCGCTGCATGGCCTGGAAAAGCACGGCTCGGCCATCCATCCAAGTCTTCATGATGATCCAGATGCCCGCCGCAACGACGAGCGGGAACCAAGCTCCCTGCATGAACTTCACGAGGCTTCCGGCAACATAACCAAACTCAATGATCATGAAAATGAGCACCGGAATGAAGGCCTTCAAGAAGGGCCAGTCCCAGATGCGCCTTGCCACAAAGTAGAACAGGATGCTCGTCAGCAGCATTCCCAGGGAAACAGAAAGGCCGTAAGCCGAGGCCAGCGCACTGGAGGTCTTGAATCCGATGACCAGGGCGATGCAGGCCACCATGAGGAGGAAATTCACCTGCGGCATGTAAATCTGGCCGCGCACATCCGGGTTGGTGTGGACGATCTTCAGGCGCGGCAGGTAACCGAGCTGCACAGCCTGCTGGGTGAGGGAAAACACCCCGGTGATCATAGCCTGGGAGGCAATGATGGTGGCGGCAGTGGCCAGGATAATCATCGGCACCAGCAGGCTCTCGGGCACCAGATTGAAAAAGGGATGTTCCATTGCAGCGGGATTACTGACGACTAAGGCCCCTTGTCCCAGATAATTCAAAGTCAGCGCTGGCCACACCAAAATAAACCAGGATTGCTGAAGTGGCTTGTGACCAAAGTGACCGATATCGGCATACAGAGCTTCACAGCCCGTCACTGCCAGCAGCACCATACCCATAATGACAATACCGTGGTAGCCATGGTGGACGAGGTACATCACACCCCAGTGAGGAGACAGTGCCTGGATCACATCTGGATGTTCAAGAAACCGATAGAGGCCCAGGCCTCCTAATGCGATGAACCAGACAATCATGATAGGTCCGAAAGCCACGCCGATCTTGTCGGTGCCGTGCTTCTGAACGACAAAAAGGCCCATCAAAATGGTGACGGCGATAGGAACAACCCAATGCACAAACCCGGGATTGATCTGCTTCAAACCTTCCACAGCAGAGAGCACTGAGATGGCCGGAGTGATCATGCCGTCACCGTAAAGCAGCGAAGCCCCGAAAAGCACGACCATGAGCACGACCACCGCGCTTTTGGGTGACAGTGCCTCTTTCTTTGACCGGAGCAGCGATAGCAGGGCGAACACCCCTCCTTCTCCCTGGGCCGTTGCATAACTCAGCATGCTCAGATACTTCACCGCCACCATGATGGTGAGGGACCAGAACATGAGCGAGATCGGTCCATAGACCATCTCTACACCATGCACCGTAGGGTCGTAACCTGCATGGTCCAGACACTCCCTCAACGCATAGAGCGGGCTGGTGCCAATATCCCCGTACACGACTCCCAGGGCCACGAGGGCCAGAGACCAATTGTTTGACGTTTTATGTTCGGACATTGGATTCTCCGGAGCGGCCGGAGACCTGATGATGAAAGCCCCAAGTGGCCAACTAGCCGGGAACAGAAGGGGGAAATGTTCCAAAGAGCTTCATTCAGTCAGGCAAGATTGATGACGAGGAACAGGGAGATCACAGGCAGACAATCCGGTGATCCCAATGTCAGTCTCATGCATCTTCAATACTAGACACAGAGAATCGGGTTCATCAACTCAAGTCCGCAACTCTTCATGAGAAGAGGTCCTGTCCGGGACGGTGGGGCATAAAAAACGGGTGAGGTCTTGCGACCTCACCCGTGGAAGGATTCTCCGGCAGATTAAGCCTGGGCCTTGGCTGCGGCGATGGCGGCCTGGGCTTTTTCAGCTTCGATCTGCGCGTCCAGAACCTGGCGCTTGAGGCTGGTGCCAGTCTTTTTCGCATACCACAGCACAAGCGGGCTAGCGATGAAGATGGAGGAGTAGGTACCGAGAAGCACACCGATGGTGATCGGCACGGCGAACTCGAGCATGGCTGGATTGCCCAGGAACAGGAGGACGACCATCGGAGCCAAGGCGGTCGGACCCGTGAGGAGGGTACGGCTGAGGGTCTTGCAGATGGCGTCGTTCATCAGCTCGCGGGTGCTGCCGCCGACACCCTTCTGGATGTTTTCACGGATACGGTCGAAGACCACGATGGTGTCGTTGATGGAGTAACCGGCGATGGTCAGCATGGCACCCACGTGGATGAGGCTGAGTTCCTGGCCGAAGAGGACACAAAGGCCGGGTACCATGAGCACGTCATGCGCCAGGGCCACGATGGCACCCAGGGCGAAGGCGAACTCAAAGCGGAACATCAGGTAAACGAAGATGGCGATAAGCGCGACGATCAGCGCGATGATGGAAGTCTTGGCGGCTTCATCCCCGATGACGGCACCCACGCGGCTGCCCTGGGTGCCTTCCACCTGGTCGGCAAACTTGGCCTTCACGGCCTGTTCAATGACGGGACCGGCCTCGAATTCACTGCGGATGGCGATGACATCACCACCCGTGGCGTTGCCCTTGCGCTGGATGTAGTAGCTGCCGATGTCTTTGCCATCGGGCAGCTTCAGGTCTTTGAGGACGGTGCTCAGCTCGCTGTCGGTGATGGCTTTGCCGGCCTTCAGTTCGACGTGGGTGAGACCACCGCCACGGAAATCAATGCCCAGGCTGGCCTTGCCCTTCACAGCCAGGGTAGCGAAGGAGATGGCCGTGACCACCAGGGAAGCGATGATGAAACCCTTGGCCTTGGCCAGGATGTCGAAGACGCCATCTGGGAAAAGCTTCACGGTGGAGATGCTCTTGAGCAGGCCTTTATCGATGACCCACATGAAGATCACGCGGGTGACGATGAGGGCACCGACCATAGAGGAAAGGAGACCGATCATCAGGGTGACCGCGAAGCCCTTCACCAGACCGCCGGCGATGACGAACAGGATGATCGCAGAGATCAGCGTGGTGATGTTGGAGTCAGCAATGGCGGAGAAGGCTTTCTCATAAGCGGACTCCAGAGCACCCGAGATGGTCTTGCCTGCCTCGCGTTCCTCACGGAGACGTTCGTAGATCAGCACGTTGGCATCCACGGCCATGCCGATGGTGAGGACGATACCAGCGATGCCGGGCATGGTGAGTGTGAACCCGAAGAGGGACATGCCACCGAAGAGGATGGCCAAGTTGATCACCAGACCGACGATGGCGATCAGGCCGGCCATGCGATAAACGAAGAGCATGAACAGCGTGGTGATGCCCAGGCCGGCGATGCCGACCCACTTGCCCTGATTGATGGAGGACTGGCCGTAAGAAGCGGAGACGGCGCTTTCAGACAGGATCGTCATCGGGTTTTCCAGGGGGTTTTCCAGCAGGCTGGCCAGCGTGCGGGCTTCCTGCTCCTTGAAACGGCCGCTAATGACAGCGGTGCCGCCAAAGCGGTCGGTCTGAAGGGTCGGGGCTGAGATGATTTCTTTATCCACGATGATGGCCAACTGGCGGCCACGGTTCACGGCAGCGACTTCGTCGAAGAGCTTGGCACCGGTGCTGTCGAAGTTCAGGATGACCTTCCAGCCTTCAGCGTCATACGTTGCGAAAGCTTCCTTCACATACTTGCCTTCCATGTCGGCGCGGTTGCCCACGGTCTCGGTGCCACGTTCTGGGAGCTCTTTGCCCTGCTCGTCCTTCTGGACTTTGTACTTCAGGTCCTCGGTGCCGGGAGTGCGTGGCTGGCCGGGGGCGTTTTGGGGCTTGACGATGCGGAACTCCAGAAAGGCGACCTGCTGGATCTTCTGACGCACGTCGGCAAATTCTTCGGCCTTCACCCCGGGCATCTGGATGAGGATGCGGTCATCCCCCTGTGGCTGCATGGTGAGGTCTTTGTTGCCTTCGGAGTTGAGGCGTTTTTCCAGGATGGCGATGGCCTGCTGGACGGAACTCTGGGTGACGGGCTTGGGGCTGCCGTCGTCCGACTTGCCGGGCTCCAGGCGCACGACGAATTCACTGCCGCCCTGAAGGTCAATGCCTAGCTTGATGCCCATGCTGTTGACCGTCCACAAGGCAAAGGCCGTGGCGAGCAGGATCAGCACGGAGCCATACCTGCGCTTGCGGTCGTGCATCGTCGTGCCGACGTAAAAAAGGAGCAGCAGGAGGATGGAGGCTCCGACGAGGAAGGTTGAGATGGCGGCCATGGTGGATTGATTGGAGAGAGGGAAAGGGGCTCAGTGCCCAGAGGGGCACGGCGGGAAGCTGGGCGGAACGGATCAGGCGGTGGTGGCTTCGACCACGTCGGATTTTTTGCTGACGGAGGCAATCGCGCCACGGTCGTATTCGATCTTCACATTGTCGGCCACCTTGATCATCACGGTGCGATCCTTGACGCTGGTAATGATGCCGTGTTCGCCGCCATTGAGGACGACATGGTCGCCGACCTTGACATTGCTGATGAGCTTTTCGTGCTCCTTCTGCTTCATGCGCTGAGGGCGGATGAGCACGAAGTACATCATCACGAACATCAACGCCATCATGATGAAGGTCGTGGAGCTGTTCTGGGCCGGCGGTGCCGCCTGAGCGAGGAGAGGGAGGAAAATGGGGGTCATGGATCGGTGGTTTCGGGACGGGTTTGGTAACGGGCGACGACTTCCTCGCGGAAGTCAGCAAAGCAACCTTGTTCGATGGCTGAGCGTGCCCTGGCGGCAAGGGACAGGTAGAAATGCAGATTGTGCAGGGAAATCAACCGCAAACCCAAGACCTCCTGGGTATTGATGAGATGGCGGATGTAGGCCCTGGAAAAGCCCTGGCAGAGGGGGTGGGTGTCCTCAGCGAGAGGACGGAAGTCTTTGGCAAATTTGTTGTTCCGCAGGTTCAGCGTGCCTTCATGAGTGAAAGCGGTGCCATTTCGGGCGAGCCGGGTGGGCAGCACGCAGTCGAACATGTCAATGCCACGGGCGATCAGCTCCACCATCTGCGGCGGGGTGCCAAGGCCCATGGCGTAACGGGCTTGGTTTTGCGGCAGCAGCGGGCAAGTCCACTCGGCGATGCGCATCATGTCCTCTTCCGGCTCACCCACGCTGAGGCCGCCGATGGCGTATCCGCTAAAGCCCATGGCCACCATTTCCCGGGCACAACGCTCGCGCAGATCCTGGAAGGTGCTGCCCTGAACGATGCCAAAATGCAACTGCGCGCCACCGCCGGTCTGCGGCTGGTGCTGGTCAATCCAATCGCGGCAGCGGCGTGCCCAGCGCAGGGTCAGCTCCAT
This is a stretch of genomic DNA from Prosthecobacter algae. It encodes these proteins:
- a CDS encoding KUP/HAK/KT family potassium transporter, translated to MSEHKTSNNWSLALVALGVVYGDIGTSPLYALRECLDHAGYDPTVHGVEMVYGPISLMFWSLTIMVAVKYLSMLSYATAQGEGGVFALLSLLRSKKEALSPKSAVVVLMVVLFGASLLYGDGMITPAISVLSAVEGLKQINPGFVHWVVPIAVTILMGLFVVQKHGTDKIGVAFGPIMIVWFIALGGLGLYRFLEHPDVIQALSPHWGVMYLVHHGYHGIVIMGMVLLAVTGCEALYADIGHFGHKPLQQSWFILVWPALTLNYLGQGALVVSNPAAMEHPFFNLVPESLLVPMIILATAATIIASQAMITGVFSLTQQAVQLGYLPRLKIVHTNPDVRGQIYMPQVNFLLMVACIALVIGFKTSSALASAYGLSVSLGMLLTSILFYFVARRIWDWPFLKAFIPVLIFMIIEFGYVAGSLVKFMQGAWFPLVVAAGIWIIMKTWMDGRAVLFQAMQRGRLPVQHLVDEIQKDRIIRVPGTAVFMSASADGLPLALLHHLKHNKALHKQVVLLTVKFEDVPHIRDQTRHQIEQHCDEFYRVVLRYGFAESPQVFDDLCQALSEKTKLKRAGITFYQSREILLTNGPGKMARWRKRLFVTLSRLSRPATGYFDLPPRQVCELGIQLEV
- the secD gene encoding protein translocase subunit SecD, translating into MAAISTFLVGASILLLLLFYVGTTMHDRKRRYGSVLILLATAFALWTVNSMGIKLGIDLQGGSEFVVRLEPGKSDDGSPKPVTQSSVQQAIAILEKRLNSEGNKDLTMQPQGDDRILIQMPGVKAEEFADVRQKIQQVAFLEFRIVKPQNAPGQPRTPGTEDLKYKVQKDEQGKELPERGTETVGNRADMEGKYVKEAFATYDAEGWKVILNFDSTGAKLFDEVAAVNRGRQLAIIVDKEIISAPTLQTDRFGGTAVISGRFKEQEARTLASLLENPLENPMTILSESAVSASYGQSSINQGKWVGIAGLGITTLFMLFVYRMAGLIAIVGLVINLAILFGGMSLFGFTLTMPGIAGIVLTIGMAVDANVLIYERLREEREAGKTISGALESAYEKAFSAIADSNITTLISAIILFVIAGGLVKGFAVTLMIGLLSSMVGALIVTRVIFMWVIDKGLLKSISTVKLFPDGVFDILAKAKGFIIASLVVTAISFATLAVKGKASLGIDFRGGGLTHVELKAGKAITDSELSTVLKDLKLPDGKDIGSYYIQRKGNATGGDVIAIRSEFEAGPVIEQAVKAKFADQVEGTQGSRVGAVIGDEAAKTSIIALIVALIAIFVYLMFRFEFAFALGAIVALAHDVLMVPGLCVLFGQELSLIHVGAMLTIAGYSINDTIVVFDRIRENIQKGVGGSTRELMNDAICKTLSRTLLTGPTALAPMVVLLFLGNPAMLEFAVPITIGVLLGTYSSIFIASPLVLWYAKKTGTSLKRQVLDAQIEAEKAQAAIAAAKAQA
- the yajC gene encoding preprotein translocase subunit YajC — encoded protein: MTPIFLPLLAQAAPPAQNSSTTFIMMALMFVMMYFVLIRPQRMKQKEHEKLISNVKVGDHVVLNGGEHGIITSVKDRTVMIKVADNVKIEYDRGAIASVSKKSDVVEATTA
- the tgt gene encoding tRNA guanosine(34) transglycosylase Tgt — protein: MFELLATDPNSSARRGRLTTPHGVIETPIFMPVGTQATVKAVHPEELRSLNAQIILGNTYHLWVRPGTEIIGAAGGLHKFMNWDRPILTDSGGFQVFSLAKLRKLKEEGCYFNNHVDGSPMFLGPEVAMEIQATLGSDIAMLFDECTPWPCKPEDARSSMELTLRWARRCRDWIDQHQPQTGGGAQLHFGIVQGSTFQDLRERCAREMVAMGFSGYAIGGLSVGEPEEDMMRIAEWTCPLLPQNQARYAMGLGTPPQMVELIARGIDMFDCVLPTRLARNGTAFTHEGTLNLRNNKFAKDFRPLAEDTHPLCQGFSRAYIRHLINTQEVLGLRLISLHNLHFYLSLAARARSAIEQGCFADFREEVVARYQTRPETTDP